A region from the Methanobrevibacter millerae genome encodes:
- a CDS encoding dCMP deaminase family protein, with product MVDEKSIIENDTNRMSKNEYYLAIALAVSKRSTCLKRRYGAVIVNNDEIVSTGYNGNPRGEENCCDRGNCKRMNLPSNSGHYDDCFSVHAEQNAMISASRNEMLGSTIFLAGEMYADGAWVEIEDAEPCPICCRMVKNSGIAKIVSKKGILELQK from the coding sequence ATGGTGGATGAAAAATCAATAATTGAAAATGATACGAACCGTATGAGCAAAAACGAGTATTATCTTGCAATTGCTCTTGCAGTTTCAAAAAGAAGCACTTGCCTTAAAAGACGCTATGGTGCGGTAATAGTCAATAACGATGAAATTGTCAGTACTGGTTATAATGGAAATCCAAGAGGGGAGGAAAACTGCTGTGACAGAGGAAACTGTAAGAGGATGAACCTTCCATCTAATTCAGGCCACTATGATGACTGCTTTTCAGTTCATGCCGAGCAGAATGCCATGATCAGTGCAAGCAGGAATGAAATGCTTGGATCAACAATTTTCCTCGCTGGGGAAATGTACGCTGATGGCGCCTGGGTGGAAATAGAGGATGCCGAACCATGCCCGATATGCTGTAGGATGGTAAAAAACTCAGGAATTGCAAAGATTGTTAGTAAGAAAGGGATTTTAGAGCTGCAAAAGTAA
- a CDS encoding DUF2207 domain-containing protein, whose amino-acid sequence MDHKKIAVAVLLSLVILSSANAIYAGDDRDYSIIDSLIELTINSNGLLHVNESYTYSFDGTFNGVYRDIPLKEGESIDNISVYIDGAYGTYEESESNGQKHLKVYLWADKAHTKKIHDQEVTITYSYDMKNVVTLYNDIGSLQYKLWGENWDCDVEHLKTIVHLPGSNDINYYLNPEYYNLSDSINGNIITAETTKIPSGEFYELQVLMPLSDFTDAQYAKHVNVDGKDQIMQKQAEYKGSVSFWGTVFTVLSAIGILSPLSLVYAYLKYGREPKVNYEGIYERELPTDDPPAMVNALIDNKSNIGEPNLKGFEATIMDLIDRKVFKMHVEEGEHTKDLILEFDESKYDSLAKHEQTVYNTLENFSDNGLLNVSKLSSQLNNETSGKYFERKFEQWKDDIANEYLGKERISEYFNDAGSTFGSGFTVGGVLLAVIFGAVSMFSNHPSSGLLMIGAVVLGVFSIGVSFLPEDILGQWTPEGRVYYLKWNNFKKFLKDNSLINEHPPESIVIWNKYLVYGTALGVADEVYKAMKLHVPKIHDDDYYYGDLYWFHSYAGLSMLNSAFNDGISAANPSSSGGGFGGVGGGSGGGGGGAF is encoded by the coding sequence ATGGATCATAAGAAAATAGCTGTAGCAGTCTTATTGTCACTGGTAATATTGTCTTCGGCCAATGCCATCTATGCCGGTGACGACAGGGACTACAGCATTATCGATTCCCTTATCGAATTGACCATTAACAGTAACGGTCTGCTTCACGTAAACGAAAGCTATACCTATTCCTTTGATGGGACATTCAACGGAGTTTACCGGGATATCCCCCTGAAGGAAGGGGAGAGCATTGACAACATAAGCGTTTACATTGACGGAGCCTACGGCACCTATGAGGAATCAGAGAGCAATGGTCAAAAGCACCTGAAAGTCTATCTGTGGGCAGATAAGGCCCATACCAAAAAGATTCATGACCAGGAAGTAACAATAACCTACTCATACGACATGAAAAACGTCGTGACGCTTTACAATGATATCGGATCTCTCCAATACAAGCTGTGGGGAGAGAACTGGGACTGTGACGTGGAACACCTGAAAACGATTGTCCACCTGCCGGGTTCAAATGATATCAATTACTATTTAAACCCTGAATACTACAACCTGAGCGATTCAATTAATGGAAACATAATTACTGCCGAAACCACGAAGATTCCTTCAGGGGAATTCTATGAGCTGCAGGTACTGATGCCTTTAAGCGACTTTACCGACGCCCAGTACGCAAAGCACGTTAACGTCGACGGAAAAGACCAGATTATGCAAAAACAGGCAGAATACAAAGGCAGCGTAAGCTTCTGGGGCACCGTATTCACAGTATTGAGCGCCATAGGTATACTCTCTCCATTATCTCTTGTTTACGCTTACTTAAAATACGGAAGGGAGCCTAAAGTCAACTACGAAGGAATCTATGAAAGGGAACTTCCAACGGATGACCCTCCTGCAATGGTTAACGCGCTGATTGACAACAAGTCAAATATCGGCGAGCCGAACCTCAAGGGCTTTGAGGCCACAATCATGGATTTAATTGACCGAAAGGTATTCAAGATGCACGTAGAGGAAGGAGAGCATACCAAAGACCTGATTTTAGAATTTGATGAAAGCAAATATGACTCTCTGGCAAAGCACGAACAGACCGTTTACAATACCCTTGAAAACTTCAGCGACAACGGCCTTTTAAACGTGTCAAAGCTGTCTTCCCAACTGAACAACGAAACCAGCGGAAAATATTTCGAACGCAAGTTCGAACAGTGGAAAGACGACATTGCAAACGAATATTTGGGCAAAGAGAGAATTTCAGAATACTTCAACGATGCCGGAAGCACATTCGGTTCCGGATTTACTGTGGGAGGAGTGCTTTTAGCAGTGATATTTGGTGCTGTAAGCATGTTTTCCAATCATCCCTCATCAGGACTTCTAATGATTGGGGCTGTCGTTTTGGGAGTCTTCTCAATCGGAGTTTCCTTCCTTCCCGAAGACATTTTGGGACAATGGACTCCTGAAGGCCGTGTGTACTATCTCAAATGGAATAACTTCAAGAAGTTCTTAAAGGACAACAGTTTAATTAATGAGCACCCTCCGGAATCAATAGTCATCTGGAACAAGTACCTCGTTTATGGAACCGCCCTTGGAGTGGCTGACGAGGTATATAAAGCCATGAAACTTCATGTGCCGAAAATACATGATGACGACTACTATTACGGAGACCTGTACTGGTTCCACTCATATGCCGGATTATCAATGCTTAACAGTGCATTCAACGACGGTATATCAGCTGCAAACCCATCATCCAGTGGTGGTGGCTTTGGCGGAGTCGGAGGAGGTTCCGGCGGAGGAGGTGGAGGAGCTTTCTAG
- a CDS encoding LemA family protein: protein MDNLILIIIVVVCIIFVVGTLIHMYNNLINLRNRVQNSYSQIDVQLKRRNDLIPNLVETVKGYAAHEKGVLEEVTKARSNVMNANGVEETSEANNQLTGALKTLFAVAENYPDLKANSNFQQLQEQLTDTEDKISYSRQFYNDTVLKYNNVCQQFPSSLLARLFRFKPAEFFQADEASREVPQVEF from the coding sequence ATGGACAACTTAATTTTAATTATAATTGTTGTTGTATGTATAATATTTGTAGTTGGAACGCTAATCCACATGTACAACAACCTGATCAACTTAAGAAACCGTGTGCAAAACAGCTACTCACAAATAGATGTGCAGCTTAAAAGAAGAAACGATTTAATTCCGAATTTGGTGGAAACAGTAAAAGGATACGCCGCCCATGAAAAAGGCGTTCTTGAAGAAGTCACTAAAGCACGCTCCAATGTAATGAACGCAAATGGAGTGGAAGAAACCAGCGAAGCCAACAATCAGTTGACCGGCGCATTGAAAACACTCTTTGCAGTTGCTGAAAACTATCCTGACCTTAAAGCCAACAGCAATTTCCAGCAGCTTCAGGAGCAACTCACAGATACCGAAGACAAGATTTCCTATTCAAGGCAATTCTATAATGATACTGTTTTGAAATACAACAACGTCTGCCAGCAATTCCCATCAAGTCTTCTTGCAAGACTCTTCCGCTTTAAACCTGCAGAATTCTTCCAGGCTGACGAAGCATCACGCGAGGTTCCTCAAGTAGAATTTTAA
- a CDS encoding zinc ribbon domain-containing protein, with amino-acid sequence MKSINFVVRKDRKAVTIHDDGFINAVKLLKKDYPYILNAIKKEDYVMEEVEGDYFKEILFEDKVVGFAVYENTNIGLISLVQVYILPEFRGNRLFLNEILSIYKRGIELSILQPTRNLVDILMHYGLAKKVRDNIAVSAIVFEIPSYSIESNVDSYRDPMKYYLSSFYLTDICSPFIVEGILESGECLINYSMFLDWDDELYDCIETREELISEKYFAGIADFFLNNQELFINTVIEMKEQLPICEEGFRSIVASDEGLSNYMENMVDNGVLSQKRAFEIKDQLYYEYGQGMVTDEGLLTRLYFLIDDDVREITEEELYELLASDDVICPYCFANWDSSNRFCPNCGFNLYYDEPDDMDFEDDLPLGPMDEDEIALYFAQFVKHLVEESDVRETLIQSGEFDESFEEFFNIIEGDSQLKDYIINVKIDENFSQNEFFERISESIPDDVQFRYYFKE; translated from the coding sequence ATGAAGTCAATAAATTTTGTTGTTCGAAAAGACAGAAAAGCCGTCACCATTCATGATGATGGCTTCATTAACGCAGTAAAACTACTTAAAAAAGATTATCCTTATATTCTCAACGCCATTAAAAAGGAAGACTATGTAATGGAAGAAGTTGAGGGAGACTATTTCAAGGAAATCCTTTTTGAAGACAAGGTTGTCGGATTTGCCGTTTACGAGAATACAAATATAGGGCTGATTTCTCTCGTTCAGGTTTATATATTGCCTGAATTCCGGGGAAACAGGCTGTTTTTAAACGAGATTTTATCCATTTATAAACGGGGAATTGAGCTTTCCATATTGCAGCCTACGCGCAATCTTGTTGATATTCTCATGCATTACGGTCTGGCTAAAAAAGTCAGGGACAATATTGCGGTTTCAGCTATAGTCTTTGAAATTCCGTCATATTCCATTGAATCCAATGTTGATTCCTATAGGGATCCCATGAAGTATTATCTTTCAAGCTTTTACCTTACGGATATCTGTTCTCCATTTATCGTGGAAGGAATTTTGGAATCAGGCGAATGTCTTATTAATTATTCCATGTTTCTGGATTGGGATGATGAGCTCTATGACTGCATAGAAACAAGAGAAGAGCTGATCAGTGAGAAATATTTCGCCGGCATCGCAGATTTCTTCTTGAATAACCAGGAACTCTTCATCAATACTGTCATTGAAATGAAGGAGCAGTTGCCGATTTGTGAAGAAGGCTTCAGAAGCATTGTGGCAAGCGATGAGGGATTGTCAAATTATATGGAAAATATGGTTGATAATGGTGTCCTTTCGCAAAAAAGGGCTTTTGAAATCAAGGATCAGCTTTATTATGAATATGGTCAGGGAATGGTAACCGATGAAGGCCTGCTGACCCGCCTTTACTTTCTGATAGATGATGACGTCCGTGAGATAACGGAAGAGGAGCTCTATGAATTGCTCGCATCCGATGACGTAATATGTCCGTATTGCTTTGCAAATTGGGATTCTTCAAACAGGTTCTGCCCGAACTGCGGCTTCAATCTCTATTATGATGAGCCGGATGATATGGACTTTGAGGATGATTTGCCACTGGGTCCGATGGATGAAGATGAGATAGCCCTGTATTTCGCCCAGTTCGTAAAGCATCTGGTGGAGGAAAGTGACGTCCGTGAAACATTAATCCAATCAGGGGAGTTCGATGAAAGCTTTGAGGAATTCTTTAACATTATTGAAGGCGATTCCCAACTTAAAGACTACATAATCAACGTCAAAATCGATGAAAACTTCAGCCAGAATGAATTTTTCGAAAGGATTAGTGAAAGCATTCCTGATGACGTGCAGTTCAGATATTATTTTAAGGAATGA
- a CDS encoding 30S ribosomal protein S13, translating into MEDEFRHLVRISRKDVDGNKTIEHALTDIKGVGLSLSKTICRVLDLDLNSKIGYIADEDVEKIESIIEDPKAFDIPTWMLNRREDYATGEDIHLIESDLDMTLRDDLNRMKKTRSYKGRRHEVGLPVRGQRTKSTFRKSATVGVRRS; encoded by the coding sequence ATGGAAGACGAATTTAGGCATTTAGTGCGTATTTCCAGAAAGGATGTAGATGGAAACAAAACCATCGAGCACGCTTTAACTGATATTAAAGGTGTAGGCTTATCTTTATCTAAAACCATTTGCCGTGTATTGGATTTGGATTTAAATTCAAAAATCGGTTATATTGCTGATGAAGATGTCGAAAAAATTGAGAGCATTATAGAAGACCCTAAAGCGTTTGATATTCCAACATGGATGTTAAACCGCAGGGAAGACTATGCTACTGGTGAAGACATTCACTTAATTGAATCAGACCTTGACATGACTTTAAGGGATGATTTGAACAGAATGAAAAAGACCAGAAGCTACAAAGGAAGAAGACATGAAGTTGGTTTACCTGTCAGAGGTCAAAGAACCAAATCTACTTTCAGAAAAAGTGCTACAGTTGGTGTAAGACGTTCATAA
- a CDS encoding 30S ribosomal protein S4 encodes MGQPRKARKKYNTPPHPWNAERIKDENKLMTKYGLKNKKEIWKADTLVRRYRREARYLLGFSSDQMQEEKLELLGHLARTGVLPENAAIEDILGLTVEDILRRRLQTIVYRKGLARTPKEARMFVVHGHIALDGKKINSPSYVVLKGQEEAIGFYRSSPVAKQIEEYNNSKDNKANAEE; translated from the coding sequence ATGGGTCAACCAAGAAAAGCAAGGAAAAAGTATAATACGCCACCTCATCCTTGGAACGCAGAAAGAATTAAAGATGAAAACAAATTAATGACAAAATACGGCTTAAAAAACAAAAAAGAAATTTGGAAAGCCGATACATTAGTTAGAAGGTATCGTAGGGAAGCAAGGTATTTACTTGGTTTTTCCAGCGATCAGATGCAAGAAGAAAAATTAGAATTATTAGGACACTTAGCTAGAACCGGTGTTTTGCCAGAAAACGCTGCAATCGAAGATATCTTAGGTTTAACTGTTGAAGATATCTTAAGAAGAAGATTACAAACTATTGTATACAGAAAAGGTTTAGCTCGTACTCCTAAAGAAGCTAGAATGTTTGTTGTACACGGTCACATAGCTTTAGACGGTAAGAAAATCAACTCACCAAGTTATGTGGTATTGAAAGGTCAGGAAGAAGCAATCGGATTCTACCGTTCCTCACCTGTAGCAAAACAGATCGAAGAATACAACAATAGCAAGGACAATAAAGCTAATGCAGAAGAATAA
- a CDS encoding 30S ribosomal protein S11 yields MAKDEKWGIANIYSSFNNTIITVTDITGAETISQWSGGKVVRADRQQSSPFAAMAAATRIADDAKEKGFVGLHIKVRAPGGNGPRSPGPGAQATIRALARAGIKIGKIEDITPIPHDGTGRPGGKRGRRV; encoded by the coding sequence ATGGCAAAAGATGAAAAATGGGGTATAGCTAATATTTACTCATCATTCAATAACACTATTATTACTGTAACAGATATTACTGGTGCTGAAACCATTTCACAATGGTCCGGTGGAAAAGTTGTACGTGCAGACAGACAACAGTCCTCACCTTTCGCAGCTATGGCTGCAGCAACCAGAATAGCTGATGACGCTAAAGAAAAAGGATTTGTTGGATTACATATCAAAGTAAGAGCTCCTGGTGGAAACGGACCTAGAAGTCCTGGACCTGGTGCACAGGCAACTATCCGTGCTTTAGCAAGAGCTGGAATTAAAATAGGTAAGATAGAAGATATCACTCCAATTCCTCACGACGGTACTGGAAGACCTGGTGGTAAAAGAGGAAGAAGAGTATAG
- a CDS encoding DNA-directed RNA polymerase subunit D: MEIELKSQSDDEIVFIVRDAEVPFVNAIRRAAMVNVPKIAIEDVNIIRNDSAMFNEVLAHRLGLTPLVSDLDAIEGLPVPEDEGWFEHNGVAFSLNEVGPKVVYSKDLISSDSKIKPVYDTIPIVKLKDDEELNVEAYAKVGYGKNHVKWMPTTVCAYKQYPEITFNDDMDIDYECADACPRGVLKSDKRSKKIKILDIENCTMCKSCERASINRAAANGAPDKSYINIGYRENDFIFRIETDGSMPPKEVLLTACDKLSEKADKFISFSEKEE; the protein is encoded by the coding sequence ATGGAGATAGAATTAAAAAGTCAAAGCGATGATGAAATTGTTTTCATTGTTCGTGATGCAGAAGTGCCTTTTGTAAACGCTATCAGAAGGGCGGCTATGGTTAACGTTCCAAAAATAGCTATTGAAGACGTGAACATTATCAGAAATGATTCCGCAATGTTTAATGAGGTGCTCGCACATAGGCTTGGTTTAACTCCTTTGGTTTCTGATTTGGATGCAATTGAAGGTTTGCCTGTTCCTGAAGATGAAGGATGGTTTGAACACAACGGAGTTGCATTCAGCTTAAATGAAGTGGGACCTAAAGTAGTTTATTCTAAGGATTTAATATCTTCAGACTCAAAAATTAAACCAGTATACGATACAATTCCTATTGTTAAACTCAAAGATGATGAAGAACTCAACGTTGAAGCTTACGCAAAAGTCGGATACGGCAAGAACCATGTGAAATGGATGCCTACCACAGTATGCGCATATAAGCAGTATCCTGAAATCACCTTCAATGATGACATGGACATTGACTACGAATGTGCTGACGCATGTCCTCGTGGTGTCTTAAAATCAGACAAAAGGTCTAAAAAGATTAAAATTTTGGATATTGAAAACTGTACTATGTGTAAAAGCTGTGAAAGAGCTTCAATCAACAGGGCAGCTGCAAACGGAGCTCCTGACAAAAGTTACATTAACATAGGGTATCGTGAAAATGATTTCATATTTAGAATTGAAACTGATGGATCAATGCCTCCTAAAGAAGTGTTGTTAACTGCTTGTGATAAGTTAAGTGAAAAAGCAGATAAATTTATCAGTTTTAGTGAGAAGGAGGAGTAA
- a CDS encoding 50S ribosomal protein L18e, with protein MVKKIIKTNPNLIELINKLNKQSKSEDAAIWKDVAGRLSRSNRRTAEVNLSDINRHAVADETILVPGKVLSNGELDKKVNVVALKFSAKAQEKIESAGGECISIDEIIETNPKGSNIRIIE; from the coding sequence ATGGTTAAGAAAATTATCAAGACTAATCCTAACCTTATTGAACTTATTAATAAACTTAATAAACAATCAAAAAGTGAAGATGCAGCTATTTGGAAAGACGTTGCTGGCAGACTTAGCAGGTCAAACAGGAGAACTGCAGAAGTAAACCTCTCAGACATTAACAGGCATGCTGTTGCAGACGAAACCATCTTAGTACCGGGCAAAGTCTTATCTAACGGCGAATTAGACAAGAAAGTAAATGTTGTAGCATTAAAATTCTCAGCTAAGGCACAGGAAAAAATCGAAAGTGCCGGTGGAGAATGCATCTCAATTGATGAGATAATCGAAACTAATCCTAAAGGATCAAACATTAGGATCATTGAATAA
- a CDS encoding 50S ribosomal protein L13 — protein MIIDGEGCVLGRLASITSKNLLEGEEVVILNAEKIMLTGNKDWAYAKYKQRVDRASISNPRDLGPKYPRRPDDIFRRTVRGMLPFKKSKGKTAYKGLKAFVGVPAEYADAELQSVPEAEYKDLKKGIELGEISKLLGATF, from the coding sequence ATGATTATTGACGGAGAAGGATGCGTTTTAGGAAGATTAGCTAGTATTACTAGTAAAAATCTTTTAGAAGGCGAAGAAGTAGTAATTCTTAATGCTGAAAAAATTATGTTAACTGGAAACAAGGATTGGGCTTACGCTAAATACAAACAAAGAGTGGACAGAGCAAGTATCTCAAACCCTCGTGATTTAGGTCCTAAATATCCTAGAAGACCAGATGATATATTTAGAAGAACTGTAAGGGGAATGTTGCCTTTCAAAAAATCAAAAGGCAAAACCGCATACAAAGGCTTAAAAGCATTTGTCGGCGTACCTGCTGAATATGCAGATGCAGAACTCCAGTCAGTTCCGGAAGCAGAATACAAAGATCTCAAAAAAGGTATCGAATTAGGAGAAATCTCCAAACTTTTAGGAGCTACCTTTTAG
- a CDS encoding 30S ribosomal protein S9, with the protein MVRVIHTSGKRKTAIARGTVQEGTGKVRINKVPLELYSPELANLKLQEPLILAGELANDVDININVVGGGVMGQAEAARMVIAKGLVQWSQDMDLKEKFIQYDRTMLVGDPRRSEPKKYGGPGARARKQKSYR; encoded by the coding sequence ATGGTAAGAGTTATTCATACAAGTGGAAAACGTAAAACAGCTATTGCTCGCGGTACCGTTCAGGAAGGAACCGGTAAAGTCAGAATCAACAAAGTTCCTTTAGAACTTTACTCACCTGAACTCGCTAACTTAAAATTACAGGAACCTTTAATTTTAGCAGGCGAATTAGCTAATGACGTTGACATCAACATCAATGTTGTCGGCGGAGGAGTAATGGGTCAGGCAGAAGCTGCACGTATGGTTATTGCAAAAGGACTTGTCCAATGGTCACAGGATATGGATTTGAAAGAAAAATTCATCCAATACGACAGAACCATGTTAGTAGGTGACCCAAGACGTTCAGAACCTAAAAAATACGGTGGTCCTGGAGCAAGAGCACGTAAACAAAAAAGTTACAGATAA
- a CDS encoding DNA-directed RNA polymerase subunit N, with amino-acid sequence MIPIRCLSCGKPVSAYFDEYNRRLADGEKSKDILDDLGLTRYCCRRMLISHVETWE; translated from the coding sequence ATGATTCCTATAAGATGTTTAAGTTGCGGAAAACCTGTATCAGCTTACTTTGACGAGTACAATCGCAGATTGGCTGATGGCGAAAAGTCTAAAGACATTTTAGATGATTTAGGTTTAACAAGATACTGTTGTAGAAGAATGTTGATTTCCCACGTGGAAACCTGGGAATGA
- a CDS encoding DNA-directed RNA polymerase subunit K: MGRIFMVSEEELTRFERARLLGARAIQISMGAKPKVELGDSLDPIDIAYKELKEGVLPLDIIKNEDLNK; the protein is encoded by the coding sequence ATGGGAAGAATATTCATGGTTTCAGAAGAAGAGTTAACAAGATTTGAAAGAGCTAGACTTCTTGGAGCAAGAGCAATTCAAATTTCCATGGGTGCCAAACCTAAAGTGGAGCTTGGCGATTCCCTGGATCCTATTGACATTGCTTATAAGGAACTTAAAGAAGGAGTTTTACCATTAGATATTATAAAAAATGAAGATTTGAATAAATAG